The Rhinolophus ferrumequinum isolate MPI-CBG mRhiFer1 chromosome 6, mRhiFer1_v1.p, whole genome shotgun sequence genome has a window encoding:
- the TTC5 gene encoding tetratricopeptide repeat protein 5 → MKLGAEKPRVAGEMMAEEEEEVKQILQKLQELVGQLYSFRDCYFETHSVEDAGRKQQDVREEMEKTLQQMEEVVGSVQGKAQVLLLTGKALNVTPDYSPKAEELLSKAVKLEPTLVEAWNQLGEVYWKKGDIAAAHTCFSGALTHCKNKVSLQNLSMVLRQLRTDSGEERSRHVMDSVRQAKLAVQMDIHDGRSWYILGNAYLSLYFNTGQNPKISQQALSAYAQAEKVDRTASSNPDLHLNRATLHKYEENYGEALEGFSRAAALDPAWPEPQQREQQLLEFLNRLTSLLESKGKVKTKKLQSMLGSLRPAHLGPCDGRYQSASGQKVTLELKPLSVLQPGVNSGAVVLGKVVFSLTTEEKVPFTFGLVDSDGPCCAVMVYNMVQSWGVLIGDSVAIPEPNLRLHQIQHKGKDYSFSSVRVETPLLLVVNGKPQGSNSQAAATVASRPQCE, encoded by the exons ATGAAGTTGGGGGCGGAGAAGCCGAGAGTGGCTGGGGAAATGAtggctgaggaagaggaggaagtcaAACAGATCTTGCAGAAATTGCAG GAACTGGTGGGTCAACTCTATTCATTTCGAGACTGCTATTTCGAGACACACAGTGTTGAGGATGCTGGGAGGAAGCAACAAGATGTGCGAGAGGAGATGGAGAAGACCCTGCAGCAGATGGAGGAAGTCGTGG GTTCTGTCCAGGGCAAGGCACAGGTCCTGCTGCTCACTGGGAAGGCACTGAATGTGACTCCTGACTATAGCCCTAAGGCTGAGGAGCTTCTGTCAAAGGCTGTGAAACTGGAGCCCACGCTGGTGGAGGCCTGGAACCAGCTGGGTGAGGTGTACTGGAAGAAAGGGGATATTGCAGCTGCCCACACCTGCTTCTCAGGAGCCCTCACCCAT TGCAAGAACAAAGTCTCCCTTCAAAACCTGTCAATGGTGCTTCGCCAGCTGCGCACTGACTCTGGAGAGGAACGTTCTCGCCATGTCATGGACAGTGTCCGACAGGCCAAATTGGCTGTGCAGATGGATATCCATGATGGTCGCTCCTGGT atattctgGGGAATGCATACCTTTCTCTTTACTTCAATACTGGCCAGAACCCTAAGATCTCCCAGCAAGCCCTCAGTGCCTATGCCCAAGCA GAGAAGGTTGACAGGACAGCTTCCAGCAATCCTGATCTTCATCTGAACAGGGCCACG TTACATAAATATGAAGAGAATTATGGGGAGGCCCTGGAGGGCTTCTCTCGAGCTGCAGCCCTGGACCCTGCCTGGCCAGAGCCCCAGCAACGAGAACAACAACTCCTGGAATTCCTGAATAGATTAACCAGCCTCCTTGAGAGCAAG GGAAAGGTGAAGACCAAAAAGTTGCAGAGCATGCTGGGAAGCTTGCGCCCTGCCCATCTAGGCCCTTGTGATGGGCGCTATCAGTCAGCCTCTGGGCAGAAGGTGACCCTGGAGCTCAAGCCGCTGAGTGTGCTGCAGCCTGGTGTGAACAGTGGTGCCGTGGTCTTGGGAAAGGTGGTGTTCAGCCTCACTACAGAGGAGAAAGTCCCCTT TACCTTTGGCCTGGTAGATTCCGATGGACCTTGCTGTGCCGTGATGGTGTATAACATGGTGCAGAGTTGGGGAGTGCTCATTGGGGACTCTGTAGCCATCCCTGAGCCCAACCTTCGGCTTCACCAAATTCAGCACAAGGGAAAG GACTATTCCTTCTCCAGTGTCCGTGTGGAGACACCCCTCCTGCTAGTGGTGAATGGGAAGCCTCAGGGCTCCAACAGTCAGGCTGCTGCTACCGTGGCATCACGGCCACAATGTGAATGA
- the CCNB1IP1 gene encoding E3 ubiquitin-protein ligase CCNB1IP1 isoform X2, which produces MKKEDPFQHLIKTSLSVMSLCEDMLLCNYRKCRMKLSGYAWVTACSHIFCDQHGSGEFSRSPAICPACNSTLSGKLDIVRTELNPSEEYKAMVLAGLRPEIVLDISSRALAFWTYQVHQERLYQEYKFSKAEGHMKQMEKIYTQQIQSKDVELTSMKGEVTSMKKVLEEYKKKFSDISEKLMERNRQYQKLQGLYDSLRLRNITIANQEGTLEPSMVSQSGIFGFPVGNNSKFPLDSTPVRNRGGADGDFQFRPFFVGSPTAPEPSNSFFSFASPSHELEQQQVSSRAFKVKRI; this is translated from the exons GATCCTTTTCAGCATCTAATAAAGACATCACTTTCTGTTATGTCTTTGTGTGAAGACATGCTGCTTTGTAATTATCGCAAGTGTCGAATGAAACTCTCTGGTTATGCATGGGTCACTGCCTGCTCTCACATTTTCTGTGATCAACATGGTAGTGGTGAGTTTAGTCGTTCACCAGCTATCTGCCCTGCCTGCAACAGTACCCTTTCTGGCAAGCTAGATATTGTCCGAACAGAACTCAATCCATCAGAGGAATATAAAGCCATGGTACTGGCAGGACTTCGACCAGAGATTGTGTTGGACATTAGCTCCCGAGCACTGGCCTTCTGGACATACCAG GTACATCAGGAGCGTCTCTATCAAGAATACAAATTCAGCAAGGCTGAGGGCCATATGAAGCAGATGGAGAAGATATATACTCAGCAAATACAGAGCAAGGATGTAGAATTGACCTCTATGAAAGGGGAGGTCACTTCCATGAAGAAAGTGCTAGAAGAATACAAGAAAAAGTTCAGCGACATCTCTGAGAAACTTATGGAACGAAATCGTCAGTATCAAAAGCTTCAAGGCCTCTATGATAGCCTTAGGCTACGAAACATCACTATTGCTAACCAAGAAGGTACCCTTGAGCCATCCATGGTATCACAGTCTGGTATTTTTGGCTTCCCCGTAG ggaACAACTCCAAGTTTCCTTTGGACAGTACACCAGTTCGAAATCGAGGTGGTGCAGATGGAGATTTTCAGTTCAGACCATTTTTTGTGGGTTCTCCCACAGCACCCGAACCCAGCAATAGCTTTTTCAGTTTTGCCTCCCCAAGTCATGAATTAGAGCAACAGCAAGTCTCTAGCAGGGcctttaaagtaaaaagaatttaG
- the CCNB1IP1 gene encoding E3 ubiquitin-protein ligase CCNB1IP1 isoform X1: MSLCEDMLLCNYRKCRMKLSGYAWVTACSHIFCDQHGSGEFSRSPAICPACNSTLSGKLDIVRTELNPSEEYKAMVLAGLRPEIVLDISSRALAFWTYQVHQERLYQEYKFSKAEGHMKQMEKIYTQQIQSKDVELTSMKGEVTSMKKVLEEYKKKFSDISEKLMERNRQYQKLQGLYDSLRLRNITIANQEGTLEPSMVSQSGIFGFPVGNNSKFPLDSTPVRNRGGADGDFQFRPFFVGSPTAPEPSNSFFSFASPSHELEQQQVSSRAFKVKRI, encoded by the exons ATGTCTTTGTGTGAAGACATGCTGCTTTGTAATTATCGCAAGTGTCGAATGAAACTCTCTGGTTATGCATGGGTCACTGCCTGCTCTCACATTTTCTGTGATCAACATGGTAGTGGTGAGTTTAGTCGTTCACCAGCTATCTGCCCTGCCTGCAACAGTACCCTTTCTGGCAAGCTAGATATTGTCCGAACAGAACTCAATCCATCAGAGGAATATAAAGCCATGGTACTGGCAGGACTTCGACCAGAGATTGTGTTGGACATTAGCTCCCGAGCACTGGCCTTCTGGACATACCAG GTACATCAGGAGCGTCTCTATCAAGAATACAAATTCAGCAAGGCTGAGGGCCATATGAAGCAGATGGAGAAGATATATACTCAGCAAATACAGAGCAAGGATGTAGAATTGACCTCTATGAAAGGGGAGGTCACTTCCATGAAGAAAGTGCTAGAAGAATACAAGAAAAAGTTCAGCGACATCTCTGAGAAACTTATGGAACGAAATCGTCAGTATCAAAAGCTTCAAGGCCTCTATGATAGCCTTAGGCTACGAAACATCACTATTGCTAACCAAGAAGGTACCCTTGAGCCATCCATGGTATCACAGTCTGGTATTTTTGGCTTCCCCGTAG ggaACAACTCCAAGTTTCCTTTGGACAGTACACCAGTTCGAAATCGAGGTGGTGCAGATGGAGATTTTCAGTTCAGACCATTTTTTGTGGGTTCTCCCACAGCACCCGAACCCAGCAATAGCTTTTTCAGTTTTGCCTCCCCAAGTCATGAATTAGAGCAACAGCAAGTCTCTAGCAGGGcctttaaagtaaaaagaatttaG